The Apostichopus japonicus isolate 1M-3 chromosome 14, ASM3797524v1, whole genome shotgun sequence region aagggcgtaggaaccgggggggctggggggcgccagccccccactgaaaaaatatggaggggcggaagtatcattcggCCCCTCCCCCCGCTttgcaagtcaaaaaacccctttttcatttccaaatgagaaaaaaaatctcatttggagcaccaaattgcatctaaggccaggtgaaaatgtaaaattatatataaagtggagtgggtgggttgaagtgtgctatattgcaccaaattgcatctgaggccacctggaaatgcaaaaaaaaaagggggagggggcacccactccccttagacccctcccccaggccggccatcagtcttcagcctcccccccccccactcaaaagtaccttccctATGCCACTGGCCttgtctatccgacatgctcagtgattaacgtCCGCCACGTACTATGATCTTGCgtaaggtttattgcttcctcgaaattgttaatgttaacatcctaaaattgcaactttatttttccaagcaaggtagtcacgggccttcctactggtttagcagtatgtctcaatacttctcttaaagcaacctttgctggagcgtcgtcctagagtcttgctacatgatcGAAAATCTCAATATTCTATAgttgtgcgactatggatgaccaaggtttttggttggtttcattgtagagcttatcgtttgataaccaattgttattggtccatctaatgttgagaatatttcgaagtagtctcctttgaaaagtgtcaattttgcgatcaagatccttagttgtgccccacagttcgcaattgcacaaaaaaatactcttcAATAAATCAATGCAACAGATAAATTCACGTAACATAATTGGAAACGTCCACACAGTTCACATATTCTCAATAATTATGGGAtacataattaaaaaatatccatttttttttatctgtttccTTTTTTATGTCTGTTAGGATAAGTCTCACCTGGTTTATTTATCAGAGAGTCATTCTGAAATAACTCGAGGGAGtctgatatattttgatatgtGGTCCTGTTGTAAAATTCTGGTGGTAGGGACCCTTCAACATGTTTGCAATATTCATAAGCATCAATGATCGCGTTTGGTAACTGTGGAGAACCTTCTCTTGAATTAGCTAAACGTTGTCGAATATCAAACTTGGTCAAATAATGACGGAATCCTGCAGTGTGGTTCATCAGTTGTCTGGTTGTAAAAGTTACCTTCAAATTCAgttgagcaaaaaaaaaagaacgttAGAAAGTGCTACATTGAAGAAATCGAACGCGTGAATGTTGTCTATACAAGATAAAATATTATTGAATTGTTGCGAAGTTCAACATATTTGGACATCCACCATTTGGACACCATTTGGACATCCACCAAAGCATCCACCATTTCCAAGCAACAGTCCGTGAGATCAACAGATTCACACATTAAACAATGGAATATTAAGAATCCTGTAAGAAATATACATCTCACAGCTTCATattgaattaattttaatatttcataaattgaAGAAATCAAATGAATGAACTGGGTTCATGCTCGCAAGGTCGTGCTAACATATTTCAAAAAGTTCAAAAAAGATCCCTCTTGTTCAACTGATAAAAAATCGGTGTGAAATATGAGGGTGACAATTGTATCATATGATgtttgaagaaacaaaacagactaAAAACATGCCGCACACTGTAAAATTTTATCTCATAAAGAGTGAAAAATATagaaagtattattattatacaagcTAATAATATTCCATCTGAGACGCCATTCAAACTTGGCCAAACCACATAGTCTCAAACGAGTTCCCTCAATTCCCCGCTTTGGGAGGACAAATCCTGACTAATCTCACATGCGATTAACGATAACTACTGTAACAGTTCTATCCACCAGATATGTGACGTGGGCCACGTGGTATGTTGCCATACGAATATTCACAGCTGTACAACACTTCTAAATTTGCACCCCAAAAACATAAAGGGCTATATGCCACAAGTTGAAATACTGAAAGAATAAATAGCTGCAGTAAGTAGTACAGCAAAGACTTTCTCATCTCCAGAAAACGGTTTCAAATATTTCTCAAAGTGACTAAAGACATAATTTAATGGAATAAATTTTTACGACAACAATGAGATTCTGTTGCTGTTTATGCTTTTTCTGAGTCATTGCAGCCGCGGAAAGTATGATCTGGTGCTGTGACCGCCAAACCATGGCACGTGGTTACTATCGTACTTCAGACAGGAATCGTCATCTTGAAGCATCAAGTCCCTGGCAGGTAACATGAAACCGCTGAATTTGAGACCTCGTGCGGAGTGGTATTCTATTTTGATTATTTCGTGATTCTGCGATATTAATATTTAGCTAttggaaagggaaaaaaacttAATTACCTCTTGGTCGTTCCATTTTTTCACCGGAAAGTTCGGTAAATACTCTTGAATTGGTCTGTCAATATCAAGTTTGCCTTCATCGATAAGCTTCGCTACAGCCAGGGTTGTTATCATTTTACTGATGCTCCCTACTCGTACCAGTGTATCCGCTGTCATCTTAACGCTGTTTTTGACATCAGCGTAGCCAAATcctaaataaagaaatatgagTTACAATATTGTATCGCAAAAGGTATATCATTTAATTGCAATTAGCACGGAATTAATCTTACATAGTCTCCTCACATTATATTTTGCACGTAAGATCATATTCATGTTGCTTCTTTTTCACTTTGCTTTTATTTAACCCCTTGAAACTGCGGGTAAATGTAATGCATACATTCCtcaaaattatttaaaagaTCACGTACATAACATTAACTTAagtaatttgttgttgttttttccgAGAATACCATAAAAGTAAATataattcaaacaaaattaCATCAACAAAAAAAACGCAAAATGATATTATTCTTTATACATAGTTGGTTGGTTCTTCTTCAACCAGATACCGATTCTTCCACATTTGCAAAGCATATTTAGTCAAGTTTaaattcataaacaaaatatacaatatttttatGGATATCATAATTAAGACAGTTAgatattccaacaaatccaaGTCTTTTAATTAGATGAACAAGTTGTGATATGACTATTTTCGGTGTAACTTGTCTTCAATTGCTTCCATGATAATAGCCTTTCATTCTTGGAGAAAACCAAATAAACTTCATTCACTGTTATGTCGCGATACTTTGGAAGAGGGTATGTCACTAAGGGAAGGTAGGGGATGGGGTAGAGGAGAAGAGGATACGGTAGGGTAGGGGTCGTCGATTTAGCATTTAGTAATTTGTGTGAGTAATGGAAGTTGGTGATCACCTTCTTCCCAAACTGTCTGTCCATCTACGCCGACGGCCACTGAAAGTCCAGGTATCCCCTTGCGTTCCTGAAAAAGTAAATTATAGATACAAGTCAGCACGTTATCATTGAAATAACTTTGAGAAGACACCATCTCGTCTCTACTCTTTCTGATCTATTCCTTGTTTTACCATGTGATTTGGTTGGATCACAAGCATGGTGGCAGGAGAACATGGCTCTTTACAAAGAAATTCCATCACAATTCCTCTTCAGACATGCAATTTTGTGATGTCTTAGAAcacaaatctgaaaatatggCAACTTTCAGGAACTTCGTCCTGTGGATCCCGAAAAGCGCCTGCAACTTGTTGATCTAATATTTAGATAAACGTTGTTCCACAAGTCACTGTGGTTGGTGTAAACAAATGCAGTTGGTATGCATATAAGTCTATGTTTCACCATgaccccacacccccacccctcccatcaTTCCAAAATTGTGTGTGTTGGTCTGTCCCTCACCTACCCTTAttaaatgaagagaaaaacagacaaacacttCATTTGCAACAATACATCATTAGACGTAAATCTATCGATAAATATGGGATTCACTGAGTCTTATACTGATGCTGTCAAAAATGGATTATAAATCTCGATAAAACCTCCCACATGTATTCCGCTCAAATGATTTCCAAACCGATAGCTGAATTTCTTGGTTGACATATCATCCTTGGTATGCAGTAACAAACATCACGAGTAATGCGGGTACTCACCATCAGAGTTGTTAGCAATGATCGTACCAGTGCTGTGGCCTTATGGAATCTCGTGCTTGGTAGATACAACATCATCACGCAGTAGGCTAGTGGTGTACGTTGAAATTGTTCACAGTTCGCATCTCACATAGTTCATTCCGTGTTGTAAAGTTCTAATCAACTCAAAATTTCCCGTCTCACGTTTTACTTTCTTGGCTCTTCAACTGTAATAAAATGAATATGAGAAACATAACCATAAATGATCATCTATTTGCCTATAAATAAGTCTACGATTAGACACAAACTCAGCGCTTTCATCAATGGAAGTAAGTCTGTATTTCTTCACTGTAAAAGGGTTTGGTTCAGATTTTCGTTCGAATGCTTAAAGAGCTCTCTTGATATTCCTATGCAGCTGAATGATTTGGTTAGCTACACCGACGGTTGCCAGTGGAATCGGAAGGTCAGCCTTACCGTGTAGTTATAACAGTCGTCTGAGACATTCATTCATATATGATATGGTATGTCCAGTTTGTCATGAACTGCAGAAGCTCACTGATTATGCGTTTTAATATTATAATCGACAAATTCAAAATATGCCAGAGTATCCACCACGCAAATACAATAATATTACCCTTCAAACTGAGAGCATATCAGTAGTCTCCGAGTTAACATTTTCTGAATGCTTCTTTTATAATTCAGGCACACATTTACATAACTACCTTACCGTAAACTTCTGtgagtatatatacacattttgccttactctacagatcaaacatgatgctaaccaactcaaaatatgtatatatatatatatatatatatatatatatatatatatatatatatatatacatagcggaaggcccgggttcgaatatatatatatatatatatatatatatatatatatatatatatatattatatatatatatatatatatatatatatatatatatatatatatatatcatatatatatatgtatatatatatatatatatatatataaacattacgGTTTTCAGAACCTCGATATCGTCTGCTGACGAGCACCAAATTGCTCTTGTTAGTAACTATACGTACCGAAGTGTAAATTGATCATCATATTGAGAATTTATCAGAAACGGTAAATACGGTAAAAATAAATTAACTCATTAGTCTAATATCTCCAAAATAGCGCTGAATATAGATTCACTATACTAGCGTTTTGCACACCTGCTACATTGTTAGGAAAAAAGGTTTATAAAAGGTCAAATAAAAATCAAGCCGTTAATAACTCCATCTAGGCTCACATATTATGCCTTACCATACAACTCTTCACACAAAGATCTGAAATACTTTAACAAAGCAGATTAGGTGAATGTAAGTGCTAGACTGACCGTCATACTAACTCAGATTTGCCCGGAGAAAATCGTGAAAGACAACACTTACTCAGATATGCATGGAGAGAACTCCGCAAAGACTCAGAGAAGTCCAAATGAGGCTGTTGTAAACTACGCATAAAAGAGATCGACAAACACATCAACCTCTGGTAAGAGAAAGTAGGCCTATGGCTGGTTATCCAGATAGACAGAAAGTTACATATGACCACAAAGCAGAGCCAAGGAAGTCTATTATAAGCTTACCTTTGTTGCACCAAACTGGCATCCAGTCGATTGGTGGTTAATAAATTTCTTCTATGATCAGTGAGCCATTTGATGTAAAGAGTTGCTGGTGGACAAACAactgtttttgtgtgttttcttgTTGCATGTTTGCATTTTCAAGTGACTTCCCCatacagtggcgtcaccagacttttcagcttttcagtctggggggcacatggggggcaccagcatttgatggggggcacttaggtggatacggatcgccgtcctgggggaggggtctaaggggagggggtgcccctccactttggaaaattttcgcatacggaggatgggctagatgcaaaatggtgccacatttgatgctaaattcgatctgaagatatctccagaaattgctatttttgaggtaatgattttaacaacgcgcagaattttgcagaggatgtgaaccacatgctgtcgatattatgcctaaccctatcaatagaacctacatttgttgaattaatgtgtgcatgaccccgactcctttctcgttttctcccattatctattaagatgtaacaggttccagcatcgttattggctcctatcagggatctcaccatgcaatccaaagtttgatcacacatcgagtatggctcagtatgcaggtgtgaacattcgccatttgttcctacaagcatctgacctcaaatgacctctgcaccccctacacaacagtgtaatatatgggtccacaaatataggcaagtatggtgcctgcggaccctcacattctcacatttcgtcagctcctaacctgtcaacctcagaccaaggcaacactgcagtaccctcccttctcacagcagGTCCAGATTTTCGGCATTTCACAGGCATCCAAATCACGAGAGGTAAAAGACACACACAGACAGCAGACAAACACTCTCACCCATATGACAAATGCACACAAGCAGCatgacatttgaagaaaatacgaattactgtgcttctttgtccttatgtaaaaccaactcagatgatgggagttgaatataacaaaaaaatatattttttttaccaacccaaatctcagatggggggggggcactcggggggcactaggttttccaggggggtacgtgccccctgcccccccccccttggcgacgccactgtccCCATAACCTATTCTCGATTtgctgctcagtgatttgtaacCTCTTGTTATGAAAGATACCGTTTGATATCTAATgcatcatattaaattatagTTTTAGTCCTTTGTGGGAAGGTATATATGATGGATACATATGAATATGTTTTTTTCAGCACCAAATTAGATTCAGTATGTTCAGACAATTTGATTCAtaattttaattgatttaataTTCTTCATGTGTGTAAACACCAATCACTTACTTGGAGGCCATAGACAAGAAAGGTTCCAGAGATCTCCTTGTCATTCCTTTGTAGTTCATCTATCGCATGATCTGACCAACCTCGGCGAGCTGCATCGTTTTCATTTAGTGCGTGAACTGAGGAGAGATACAAATGAGACATTGCTCAGACGTGTCCTTTAAGATTTAAGTTACAGAAAATAGTTTATCTACGGCTCACGTGATGTGCTTGACAAATGCCAATTTCTGCTTACCATCGGGAACATTAATTAAATGACTGCAATGTAGTAACGATAGAAGTTTGTCCAATGTCGGAGTATGTCGCGTCCAGATCATGTTTCGGTTTCATTTGTAGCTTCTCAGTGCATTACGTGTGAACATAGGTGTAGAAGTCCAacttgatttgggggggggggggggggctgtaacgacttgcccgaaaaacataaccaaaatttttcgcatAAAATGCATCCTAagtgtcatgaatattaataaacctGACCTCTGAGGTCAGATCGACACACCTTTAAGGTAAAAAAAGAGGTTTCCTAATCTCACATGATCAGTTTTTAAATCACATGTTACGAATATGTTGTATACTGTAATGTCACATACTTCAATTTGAGAAAAAGAGAGATgccatgaatattaataaacctGACCTCTGAGGTCAGATCGACACACCTTTAAATATTGCGTCCTGAGTCTAACAATCACACTAAGTAGAGACAAAAGTAATACGTCattgataaatatgataatccTGATGTGTTTACTCACTGCTTCGTCTTAATGCTGCCTCTGCCTTCCAGTCATCCGTATGTATCAAATGTTTCGATTGGTCACTTCTTTCACATCCAGATATTTCGGCGACCACGTGACATCTTCCCTGTTGGATGAAGTCGAAAATCAATGCGGTAAGCACACAGCAGGATAACCTAAATATTCACAGATAGGGTACATGGAATATAAATTTTAGTTGATGCGAACTTCTAAAAAACAGATACTTCAgtcaattgaaaatgatctgAAGAAATCATCAAGCCTTAAGAGAAATTATATTAATATGAGCCAATTAATTTTGAACAGTTGCAGTATGTTACTATAATGTTTGTAACGGTCACAAAGTTTGTATAAAGATATGGAAACTTCATGATGGCGGTTTAGTCAAGTTAACCTCATTAACGTCAGGTTTAATTAAGGAAATTTTTGATCAAACCATAGGCCTACTTATATTACTTATGAAACGTAGAATTAAAATGACAAGTATGGTTAAATTGCAGCAATTCCTTCCGCTAAACGACAGTAGGAACGAAAAGGTAAAtgtattgaaatatttctttaactGTCGAATCAATTTGTTTTCCTGGTCACTATCAAGAATGATAGAGAGATCAACCCTTCTCTTAAACTATTATTACGTCATGTGAGCATAATACTGTATTCGAAGGCTCCTTAGTTAATTGTGTTTATCTGTTATACCTTTTAATGAATTTCGGTTTTGTCTATTGTGGATCGCGGAAAAGTTGGTATAATAACGTTTCGtaacaaaacataaacaacCAGGTTGGAACTGTATCTTCCTGTTACGgattgatatacatatatactagcGTATATGTATTTGATTTATTAAGATTTCGTGATACATTGTACATTATAATTCTACATATCATGTCACACGGCTGTCAaaatacccctcccccccccaaaaaaaacatgtaagTATAGAAGTAAAATAAACTTACCGTTTTTATCACGTAGAGAAATTCACTCTCGTACATGTCTTTGCAAATGATAGCTCCTGCcctgaaag contains the following coding sequences:
- the LOC139980126 gene encoding serine beta-lactamase-like protein LACTB, mitochondrial isoform X2 — its product is MMLYLPSTRFHKATALVRSLLTTLMERKGIPGLSVAVGVDGQTVWEEGFGYADVKNSVKMTADTLVRVGSISKMITTLAVAKLIDEGKLDIDRPIQEYLPNFPVKKWNDQEVTFTTRQLMNHTAGFRHYLTKFDIRQRLANSREGSPQLPNAIIDAYEYCKHVEGSLPPEFYNRTTYQNISDSLELFQNDSLINKPGSRFHYSTFGWIIVAGIVENVVGTKFTDHMANLLGQLGFHNSVPDVNSDIRANRILFTTVERKFDELTDRGLLMESGFRWLFEYRQRPYAPGKCHAAQLLLSWYR